Within the Bacillus pumilus genome, the region CATTAATTGCGGCTATTACTTGGAACTTGCTTACTTGGTATTACGGGATTCCGAGTAGTTCATCGCATGCACTGATCGGATCAATTGCAGGAGCTGTTATTGCCTCTGCTGGTTTTGGCGCTTTAAACTATTCGGGGTTCATTAAAATCATTCAAGCACTATTGCTTTCACCTATCCTAGCATTCGTATTGGGATATATCGTGTATACCATTGTTAAATTTATATTTAGAAACAACAATCTTGCCAAAACAAATAAACAATTCCGTCGTGTTCAAATTTTAACTGCTGCACTACAATCGTATACCCACGGAACAAACGATGCGCAAAAAGCGATGGGAATTATTACGATGGCTTTAATTGCAGGTAATTTGCATACAACAGACGACATTCCTTTCTGGGTACAGTTCTCTTGTGCGCTTGCAATGGGACTAGGTACTTCTATTGGCGGCTGGAAGATTATTAAAACAGTCGGCGGTAAAATTATGAAAATTCGTCCAGTAAACGGAGTATCTGCCGATTTAACGGGGGCAGCTATTATCTTTGGTGCGACATTTATTCACTTACCTGTTAGTACCACTCACGTGATCTCATCTTCTATTCTAGGTGTAGGTTCTGCACACAGAGTAAAAGGAGTAAACTGGGGTACAGCAAAACGCATGCTTGTCACTTGGGTGATCACATTACCGATTTCAGGAACTCTCGGGGCTCTTATATACTTTGTGTTAAATGCGATTATCTAATATCAAAGACCTGTCTGACAGGTCTTTTTTTATTTGCCTGCATACTTTAACACCCAGCCATTTTTTCATGAAGCAGGGTTTCCAATCATATCCATAGAAATAAATAAGTATCCATCTGTCTATGGGAGAGAAGAACATGCTATTATTTTTTCAATTGACCGTGTGGTTATTGCTAGGTGCCCTTGCTGTATATGTATTTGCCGTATGGCGTTTTGAACAAAAAGTAAAAGAAAAGATGTTTGCCATTCGTAAAACGTGGTATTGGATTTATGTAGCTGGTGCTGTAGTGTACTGGACAAATGACCCTTCTTCAATCTTCACCGATTGGATGCACTACTTAAT harbors:
- a CDS encoding inorganic phosphate transporter; translation: MDTLLILTIFIVICALAFDFINGFHDTANAIATSVSTKALKPRHAIIMAAFMNFLGAMTFTGVAKSITKDIADPFTLQNGSVVILAALIAAITWNLLTWYYGIPSSSSHALIGSIAGAVIASAGFGALNYSGFIKIIQALLLSPILAFVLGYIVYTIVKFIFRNNNLAKTNKQFRRVQILTAALQSYTHGTNDAQKAMGIITMALIAGNLHTTDDIPFWVQFSCALAMGLGTSIGGWKIIKTVGGKIMKIRPVNGVSADLTGAAIIFGATFIHLPVSTTHVISSSILGVGSAHRVKGVNWGTAKRMLVTWVITLPISGTLGALIYFVLNAII